A genome region from Gallus gallus isolate bGalGal1 chromosome 9, bGalGal1.mat.broiler.GRCg7b, whole genome shotgun sequence includes the following:
- the GPR55 gene encoding G-protein coupled receptor 55, which produces MTNISGECNFTSIDRLAETLRFGISIPTFILGLVLNTLALSVFCCFWKKQTKTSIYMINLALADVLLLLSLPLKLHYSVAEAPGLLCAFIQSLYFVNTYGSIFIIVCITVDRYICLKHPFEGRANQSPRWAILICCFIWAVTWLCSSPIYVFQKKDSLKCFHNMSDEAWSVPLIVSVEIFGFLIPLSVMVFCSAQNIWILLNHKNRAKEKADSLRVIIINLVVFLVCFTPVHLAICLQCLVRQHVIVDCRLKQTISLFIQLSMILANLNCCLDAIFYYFAAKEFREKTHLKKIIERCPVFKPCAT; this is translated from the coding sequence ATGACCAACATCAGTGGGGAATGCAACTTTACAAGCATCGACAGATTAGCAGAGACCCTCCGGTTTGGGATCTCCATTCCCACCTTCATTCTTGGCTTGGTTCTCAACACCCTGGCCCTCTCAgtattctgctgcttttggaagaaacaaaccaaaacctcAATCTACATGATCAATCTGGCACTTGCGgatgttctgctgcttctctccctcCCACTTAAGCTGCACTACTCTGTTGCAGAAGCACCCGGACTCCTGTGTGCGTTTATACAGTCACTGTACTTCGTCAATACCTACGGCAGTATCTTCATCATTGTTTGCATTACTGTTGACAGATATATCTGCTTAAAGCATCCATTTGAAGGTCGAGCTAACCAGTCCCCCAGGTGGGCAATCTTGATTTGCTGTTTTATCTGGGCAGTAACTTGGCTTTGCAGCAGCCCAATATATGTGTTTCAAAAGAAagattctttaaaatgttttcacaaCATGTCAGATGAGGCCTGGAGTGTCCCTCTCATCGTTTCTGTGGAGATCTTCGGATTTCTGATTCCACTCTCAGTGATGGTTTTCTGCTCTGCACAAAACATATGGATTCTTCTGAATCACAAAAACAGagccaaagagaaagcagattCCTTACGAGTCATTATCATCAACCTTGTTGTCTTTTTGGTATGTTTCACACCTGTCCATCTTGCGATCTGCCTACAGTGCCTGGTAAGACAGCATGTGATAGTGGACTGCCGCTTGAAACAGACCATCAGCCTCTTCATCCAGTTGTCAATGATACTAGCCAACCTCAACTGCTGCCTGGACGCCATCTTCTATTACTTTGCTGCCAAAGAATTCCGTGAAAAAACACacctgaaaaaaattattgaaCGATGCCCTGTCTTTAAGCCATGTGCCACATGA
- the LOC101748451 gene encoding lysophosphatidic acid receptor 6-like isoform X1 translates to MTGCQIQNETASVSVTHVKKGTRVYLQTTSAVTELAARKNRVSLCIWIRRRNHCTFAAPQQQTAVYQLRIPGDMNDTCTNSSINPRVELFQLIMYTPTFILGLLFNVMALSFLFFPAKKLSESTVYLIALIFLDTLLLFTLPFKIISYHLQNKWKLGSVFCSILESLYFINMYGSILISLCICVDRYIAIQHPFMAPTLRSTKKAALVCVVICLGISAGSVSTSQFHEESYNISSCFHNFSKSTWENTGLIIGLEMIFFGSMVAMAFCTTQIIRCLRNHRKSDNPQTHMTRAEKVVVTNFVTFLVCFTPYHVTFFLYFLVRNSIMHIPCHTVLRDILQVTLCWANLNCCLDAVCYYFVLKESAEGSLQNKARNHTEESFDPHTER, encoded by the exons ATGACAGGCTGCCAAATCCAAAATGAAACAGCATCAGTGTCAGTAACTCACGTAAAGAAAGGCACCAG ggtTTATTTACAGACAACATCTGCTGTGACAGAATTGGCTGCAAGAAAGAACcgggtgtccctgtgcatttgGATTC gaagaagAAACCACTGCACATTTGCTGCACCtcagcagcagacagcagttTACCAGCTGCG TATACCTGGAGACATGAACGACACCTGTACCAACAGCAGTATCAACCCCAGAGTAGAACTGTTCCAGCTGATCATGTACACTCCCACGTTTATCCTGGGATTGCTGTTCAATGTGATGGCCCTCTCATTCCTGTTTTTTCCAGCTAAAAAGTTGTCAGAATCTACAGTCTACCTGATAGCCCTTATTTTCCTGGATACTTTGCTGCTCTTCactcttccttttaaaatcatttcctatCACCTTCAGAACAAGTGGAAATTGGGGTCAGTGTTTTGTTCCATTTTGGAGAGTCTTTACTTTATAAATATGTACGGCAGCATCCTCATCTCCCTCTGCATCTGTGTAGACCGCTACATCGCTATCCAGCACCCTTTCATGGCTCCCACCCTGCGCTCCACCAAGAAAGCTGCTCTGGTTTGTGTTGTCATCTGCCTGGGCATCTCAGCTGGGAGTGTGTCCACTTCCCAGTTTCATGAGGAGAGCTACAACATCTCATCCTGCTTCCACAACTTCTCCAAAAGCACATGGGAAAACACAGGCCTGATCATTGGCCTGGAGATGATCTTCTTCGGTAGCATGGTGGCCATGGCCTTCTGCACCACTCAGATCATCAGGTGTCTGAGAAACCACAGAAAATCAGACAACCCCCAGACACACATGACCAGAGCAGAGAAGGTAGTAGTGACAAACTTTGTCACATTTTTGGTCTGTTTCACACCTTACCATGTGACGTTCTTCCTGTACTTTTTGGTGAGGAATAGCATCATGCACATCCCTTGTCACACGGTGCTACGGGACATCCTTCAAGTCACTCTTTGCTGGGCTAATCTGAACTGCTGTCTGGATGCGGtctgttattattttgttttaaaggagtCTGCGGAAGGTTCGTTGCAAAACAAAGCGAGAAATCACACAGAAGAAAGCTTTGATCCACACACTGAACGTTAG
- the LOC101748451 gene encoding uncharacterized protein LOC101748451 isoform X4, with protein MTGCQIQNETASVSVTHVKKGTRVYLQTTSAVTELAARKNRVSLCIWIRRRNHCTFAAPQQQTAVYQLRIPGDMNDTCTNSSINPRVELFQLIMYTPTFILGLLFNVMALSFLFFPAKKLSESTVYLIALIFLDTLLLFTLPFKIISYHLQNKWKLGPLHRYPAPFHGSHPALHQESCSGLCCHLPGHLSWECVHFPVS; from the exons ATGACAGGCTGCCAAATCCAAAATGAAACAGCATCAGTGTCAGTAACTCACGTAAAGAAAGGCACCAG ggtTTATTTACAGACAACATCTGCTGTGACAGAATTGGCTGCAAGAAAGAACcgggtgtccctgtgcatttgGATTC gaagaagAAACCACTGCACATTTGCTGCACCtcagcagcagacagcagttTACCAGCTGCG TATACCTGGAGACATGAACGACACCTGTACCAACAGCAGTATCAACCCCAGAGTAGAACTGTTCCAGCTGATCATGTACACTCCCACGTTTATCCTGGGATTGCTGTTCAATGTGATGGCCCTCTCATTCCTGTTTTTTCCAGCTAAAAAGTTGTCAGAATCTACAGTCTACCTGATAGCCCTTATTTTCCTGGATACTTTGCTGCTCTTCactcttccttttaaaatcatttcctatCACCTTCAGAACAAGTGGAAATTGGG ACCGCTACATCGCTATCCAGCACCCTTTCATGGCTCCCACCCTGCGCTCCACCAAGAAAGCTGCTCTGGTTTGTGTTGTCATCTGCCTGGGCATCTCAGCTGGGAGTGTGTCCACTTCCCAGTTTCATGA
- the LOC101748451 gene encoding lysophosphatidic acid receptor 6-like isoform X2, giving the protein MIFFNFSIPGDMNDTCTNSSINPRVELFQLIMYTPTFILGLLFNVMALSFLFFPAKKLSESTVYLIALIFLDTLLLFTLPFKIISYHLQNKWKLGSVFCSILESLYFINMYGSILISLCICVDRYIAIQHPFMAPTLRSTKKAALVCVVICLGISAGSVSTSQFHEESYNISSCFHNFSKSTWENTGLIIGLEMIFFGSMVAMAFCTTQIIRCLRNHRKSDNPQTHMTRAEKVVVTNFVTFLVCFTPYHVTFFLYFLVRNSIMHIPCHTVLRDILQVTLCWANLNCCLDAVCYYFVLKESAEGSLQNKARNHTEESFDPHTER; this is encoded by the coding sequence ATGATTTTCTTCAATTTCAGTATACCTGGAGACATGAACGACACCTGTACCAACAGCAGTATCAACCCCAGAGTAGAACTGTTCCAGCTGATCATGTACACTCCCACGTTTATCCTGGGATTGCTGTTCAATGTGATGGCCCTCTCATTCCTGTTTTTTCCAGCTAAAAAGTTGTCAGAATCTACAGTCTACCTGATAGCCCTTATTTTCCTGGATACTTTGCTGCTCTTCactcttccttttaaaatcatttcctatCACCTTCAGAACAAGTGGAAATTGGGGTCAGTGTTTTGTTCCATTTTGGAGAGTCTTTACTTTATAAATATGTACGGCAGCATCCTCATCTCCCTCTGCATCTGTGTAGACCGCTACATCGCTATCCAGCACCCTTTCATGGCTCCCACCCTGCGCTCCACCAAGAAAGCTGCTCTGGTTTGTGTTGTCATCTGCCTGGGCATCTCAGCTGGGAGTGTGTCCACTTCCCAGTTTCATGAGGAGAGCTACAACATCTCATCCTGCTTCCACAACTTCTCCAAAAGCACATGGGAAAACACAGGCCTGATCATTGGCCTGGAGATGATCTTCTTCGGTAGCATGGTGGCCATGGCCTTCTGCACCACTCAGATCATCAGGTGTCTGAGAAACCACAGAAAATCAGACAACCCCCAGACACACATGACCAGAGCAGAGAAGGTAGTAGTGACAAACTTTGTCACATTTTTGGTCTGTTTCACACCTTACCATGTGACGTTCTTCCTGTACTTTTTGGTGAGGAATAGCATCATGCACATCCCTTGTCACACGGTGCTACGGGACATCCTTCAAGTCACTCTTTGCTGGGCTAATCTGAACTGCTGTCTGGATGCGGtctgttattattttgttttaaaggagtCTGCGGAAGGTTCGTTGCAAAACAAAGCGAGAAATCACACAGAAGAAAGCTTTGATCCACACACTGAACGTTAG
- the LOC101748451 gene encoding lysophosphatidic acid receptor 6-like isoform X3 produces the protein MNDTCTNSSINPRVELFQLIMYTPTFILGLLFNVMALSFLFFPAKKLSESTVYLIALIFLDTLLLFTLPFKIISYHLQNKWKLGSVFCSILESLYFINMYGSILISLCICVDRYIAIQHPFMAPTLRSTKKAALVCVVICLGISAGSVSTSQFHEESYNISSCFHNFSKSTWENTGLIIGLEMIFFGSMVAMAFCTTQIIRCLRNHRKSDNPQTHMTRAEKVVVTNFVTFLVCFTPYHVTFFLYFLVRNSIMHIPCHTVLRDILQVTLCWANLNCCLDAVCYYFVLKESAEGSLQNKARNHTEESFDPHTER, from the coding sequence ATGAACGACACCTGTACCAACAGCAGTATCAACCCCAGAGTAGAACTGTTCCAGCTGATCATGTACACTCCCACGTTTATCCTGGGATTGCTGTTCAATGTGATGGCCCTCTCATTCCTGTTTTTTCCAGCTAAAAAGTTGTCAGAATCTACAGTCTACCTGATAGCCCTTATTTTCCTGGATACTTTGCTGCTCTTCactcttccttttaaaatcatttcctatCACCTTCAGAACAAGTGGAAATTGGGGTCAGTGTTTTGTTCCATTTTGGAGAGTCTTTACTTTATAAATATGTACGGCAGCATCCTCATCTCCCTCTGCATCTGTGTAGACCGCTACATCGCTATCCAGCACCCTTTCATGGCTCCCACCCTGCGCTCCACCAAGAAAGCTGCTCTGGTTTGTGTTGTCATCTGCCTGGGCATCTCAGCTGGGAGTGTGTCCACTTCCCAGTTTCATGAGGAGAGCTACAACATCTCATCCTGCTTCCACAACTTCTCCAAAAGCACATGGGAAAACACAGGCCTGATCATTGGCCTGGAGATGATCTTCTTCGGTAGCATGGTGGCCATGGCCTTCTGCACCACTCAGATCATCAGGTGTCTGAGAAACCACAGAAAATCAGACAACCCCCAGACACACATGACCAGAGCAGAGAAGGTAGTAGTGACAAACTTTGTCACATTTTTGGTCTGTTTCACACCTTACCATGTGACGTTCTTCCTGTACTTTTTGGTGAGGAATAGCATCATGCACATCCCTTGTCACACGGTGCTACGGGACATCCTTCAAGTCACTCTTTGCTGGGCTAATCTGAACTGCTGTCTGGATGCGGtctgttattattttgttttaaaggagtCTGCGGAAGGTTCGTTGCAAAACAAAGCGAGAAATCACACAGAAGAAAGCTTTGATCCACACACTGAACGTTAG
- the ITM2C gene encoding integral membrane protein 2C isoform X2 translates to MGLLVLLLGLVFASMYVYRYFFITQLPRESVFHCGVLYEDSLYSPFKGQLELHEDVKIYIEENYEQINVPVPQFGGSDPADIIHDFQRGLTAYHDITLDKCYVIELNTTIVMPPRNLWELLVNVKKGTYLPQTYIIQEEMIATEHVSDMEQLGSFIYRLCSGKETYRLKRRSTRRRISRREAGDCHRIRHFENTFVVETVICKKS, encoded by the exons ATGGGTCTCCTTGTGCTGCTCCTCGGCTTGGTCTTTGCATCAATGTATGTCTACAGATACTTCTTCATCACGCAG CTTCCCCGTGAGAGCGTGTTTCACTGCGGCGTCCTTTATGAAGACTCGCTGTATTCACCGTTCAAAGGGCAGCTGGAACTGCACGAAGATGTCAAGATTTACATCGAGGAGAACTACGAGCAAATCAATGTCCCGGTGCCCCAGTTTGGAGGGAGCGACCCTGCAGATATCATCCATGATTTCCAGCGA GGTCTAACAGCTTATCATGACATAACGCTGGATAAATGCTACGTCATTGAGCTGAACACCACTATCGTGATGCCTCCACGCAacctctgggagctgctggttAACGTGAAG AAAGGGACGTACCTGCCTCAGACATACATCATCCAGGAGGAGATGATTGCGACCGAGCACGTCAGCGACATGGAGCAGCTCGGCTCCTTCATCTACCGCCTGTGCAGCGGCAAGGAGACCTACAGGCTGAAGCGGAGGAGCACCAGGAGAC GTATCAGTCGACGTGAGGCTGGGGACTGCCACCGTATTCGTCACTTTGAAAACACTTTTGTGGTTGAAACTGTTATCTGCAAAAAATCATGA
- the ITM2C gene encoding integral membrane protein 2C isoform X1: METAALILCLWLQEEQAPVVQGRRSSLSGVCYLTMGLLVLLLGLVFASMYVYRYFFITQLPRESVFHCGVLYEDSLYSPFKGQLELHEDVKIYIEENYEQINVPVPQFGGSDPADIIHDFQRGLTAYHDITLDKCYVIELNTTIVMPPRNLWELLVNVKKGTYLPQTYIIQEEMIATEHVSDMEQLGSFIYRLCSGKETYRLKRRSTRRRISRREAGDCHRIRHFENTFVVETVICKKS, encoded by the exons GAGGAGCAGGCTCCCGTGGTGCAGGGCCGCAGGTCATCGCTCAGCGGGGTGTGCTACCTGACCATGGGTCTCCTTGTGCTGCTCCTCGGCTTGGTCTTTGCATCAATGTATGTCTACAGATACTTCTTCATCACGCAG CTTCCCCGTGAGAGCGTGTTTCACTGCGGCGTCCTTTATGAAGACTCGCTGTATTCACCGTTCAAAGGGCAGCTGGAACTGCACGAAGATGTCAAGATTTACATCGAGGAGAACTACGAGCAAATCAATGTCCCGGTGCCCCAGTTTGGAGGGAGCGACCCTGCAGATATCATCCATGATTTCCAGCGA GGTCTAACAGCTTATCATGACATAACGCTGGATAAATGCTACGTCATTGAGCTGAACACCACTATCGTGATGCCTCCACGCAacctctgggagctgctggttAACGTGAAG AAAGGGACGTACCTGCCTCAGACATACATCATCCAGGAGGAGATGATTGCGACCGAGCACGTCAGCGACATGGAGCAGCTCGGCTCCTTCATCTACCGCCTGTGCAGCGGCAAGGAGACCTACAGGCTGAAGCGGAGGAGCACCAGGAGAC GTATCAGTCGACGTGAGGCTGGGGACTGCCACCGTATTCGTCACTTTGAAAACACTTTTGTGGTTGAAACTGTTATCTGCAAAAAATCATGA